TTCGCTGTTTCCGTATTTGGGATTCCTGATCACTTTAGGCTCCTGCTACCGCCTGGCAAATTTCAATATCGATACGCGCCAGACCGATTCATTCATCGGGATGCCGACGCCCGGGAATGCCCTGTTCATCCTGAGCCTTCCGTTGGTAAAGTTGGGGGATTCGATGGTGTTGCTGGAATTACTGACCAACCACTGGGTACTGCTGGGGATTACTTTGTTCAGTACTTTTATTATGAATGCCGAGATTCCGCTCTTTTCACTGAAATTCAAGAAAATGACTATAAAGGACAACCTGCTCCAGATTTCATTTTTACTGCTATCACTGCTGATGCTGGTTTTCTATACTTATTTAGGTATCCCGCTGATTATCCTTACGTATGTCTTCCTTTCGATATTGAATAATAAACTCCGGAAAGTGTAGTTTTTTTTCATGATGAGAAAAACCGTTTCCCGAAGCAGGACTTCCAGAAAAAGCAAATCCAAAGCCTGGAAACCGTGGTTATCGGGGCTCGTAATTATACTGTTGCTGATGGCGATCGCTTACCATTACCGGGAAGGATTGGCTTATTATTTCAGTTTCAAGTCCCACGTGAATGACAAGCAGGAAAAGGAAGCACGTCGCGTTTCAATGATCCGTAATGTCGAGATCATGAGCCGTTACAGCGGAAATGTCCTGGGGATTGATGTGTCCGAATACCAGGGGGAGATTGTGTGGGATCAGGTCGGTACCATTGAAAATAATTTCCCGATCGGGTTTGTGCTGGTCAGGGCCACAGCTGGCGATGACCGCGCCGACAATACTTTTTCCGAAAACTGGAAAGCCGCGAAAGCCCATCATTTCATCCGGGGAGCCTACCATTATTACCGCCCTGACGAAAATTCGCTCGTGCAGGCGAAGCTTTTCATTCAGACCGTACAACTCAGGCGTGGCGATTTGCCGCCGGTCCTGGATATTGAAAAACTGCCGAAAGGGCAATCCATCGACAGCCTTAAAGTAGGTTTGAGGCGGTGGCTGCGTAAGATTGAAGGCCATTATGGCGTAAAACCAATCATTTATTCAGGGGAGAAATATTACAACGACTTCCTGAAAGACGCTTTTCATGGCTACAAATTCTGGATCGCAAACTACAATTTCTTTGAAGAGAAGATAAAAAAAGACTGGCTGTTCTGGCAATTTACAGAAAAAGCCGCGGCAGATGGCATTGAAGGCTATGTGGATGTGAATGTGTTTAACGGAAATGCGGTGCAGCTTGATTTTGTGCGGATAGGGATGTAAAATATCCCAGATTCCCGGAATGTATTGTCCGTAGATGGCGGTTGGCATTCCGAAGCCTGTTTCCTGCCGTACGAAGCCCGGGTCACGTTTTCCGAAGGTTATTTTTTGTTCTCCGAAGCTGGTTTTTCTACAGTCCGCAAATCATATCAGGCATTCCGTTAACCTAAATGGATTCTCAGAAGCCTGTAACACGCCGTCCGAAGACCACAACAGGTCGTCCGAAGACCACAACAGGCGTATTCATTGGACTTCGGACCGCATCACCTGACAAACAGAAACCTTAATCAGAATTCCAGTTTCTTCTTGCGAAGCTCGAAGTTCTGCCCAAGGTACACACGGCGCACGATTTCGTCCTGTACCAGTTCTTCAGGGACACCGGCTTTCAGGATGCCGCCTTCGAACATTAAGTATGTCTTATCGGTAATCGCCAGGGTTTCCTGTACGTTATGGTCTGTAATGAGGATGCCGATGTTCTTGTTTTTAAGTTTGGCTACGATGCGCTGGATGTCTTCAACGGCTACCGGGTCGACTCCGGCGAAAGGTTCGTCGAGCAGGATGAATTTTGGGTCGGTGGCCAAAGCGCGCGCAATTTCAGTACGGCGTCTTTCCCCGCCGGAAAGCAGGTCGCCGCGGTTCGTGCGGATGTGTTGGAGGCTGAATTCGTCAATCAGTGATTCCATTTTCGCTTCCTGTTCCGCTTTTGAAAGATTTGTAAGCTGCAACACGCTCAGGATATTGTCTTCAATGCTTAATTTACGAAAAACAGAGGCTTCCTGCGCAAGGTATCCGATGCCGTTTTGCGCCCTTTTATACATCGGGTAATTGGTGATGTCGGTATTGTCGAGGTATATGTTGCCGCTGTTTGGCTTGACAAGCCCTACGATCATGTAAAAAGACGTGGTTTTTCCGGCACCGTTCGGGCCCAGTAAACCGACGATTTCCCCTTGGTTCACTTCTACGGAAATGCCTTTTACTACGCTTCGTTTTTTATAGGTCTTGACTAAATTTTCGGCTCTTAATTTCATCTTGTAGTGCCTAAGTGCCTGAGTGCCTTAGTGCCTTTAATTTTATGAGTGCAAATAAACGAAATGTATTTATTTGATTTTTACTTTTAACGTCAATTTTGCGTTTAGGACTGCCTGCTGCAACTGCCTACTGTGCACTTTCTTCGAGCGCTTCCCAAAACTCATAGGCCCGCCTCAGATGAGGAATCACGATTGTCCCGCCAACGAGTGTGGCGATGCCCATGGCTTCCATCATTTCCTCTTTGGTAACGCCTTCCTTATGGCTTGTCTCGAGGTGGTATTTGATGCAGTCGTCGCAGCGAAGCACGGTGGATGCTACCAACCCGAGCAGTTCTTTTGTCTTTACATCCAGAGCACCTTCTGCGTAAGCGTTGGTGTCAAGGTTAAAGATGCGCTTGATGACTTTATTATTGTCGGACAATAACTTCTCGTTCATTTTTGAACGGTACTCATTGAATTCATTTACTAAGTGGCTCATTTTTCAGTCTTTTTTTGGTAAGCCTGTCGGCGATGAATATGCTGATTTCATACAGCAGTAAAATGGGGATGGAAACGATCACCTGGCTCGGGATGTCCGGCGGGGTAACGATTGCTGCAATAATTAGGATGATGACGATGGCGATTTTTCGATACTTCCTAAGGAAATCGCCTGTCACGATGCCGAATTTGGCCAGGAAGTAAATGATAATAGGGATTTCAAACACGATGCCTGAAGCAATCACCGACATCTTGATCATCGACATATAGGAATCGACCGTGAATTTATTTTCAATGAAATCAGTGGCGATAAATGTCCCGAAGAAGTTTACCGAAAGCGGGATGATGATAAAATATCCAAACAAAGCGCCGGTAAAAAAAAGCAGAGACGATACAATTACGAATGATGCTGCACCCTTGCGTTCCTTTTCATACAGTGCCGGGCTGATGAATTTCCAGACCTCCCAAAGGATATAAGGCACTGCAAGTACGAATCCGGTAGTGATGCAGGTCCATAAAAAGATGGAAAACTGGCCGCCCACATCGGTATTGATGATCTCAAAATCGAAACTGGTCGAACAGGCGGTGGTCGCATCCAGTTCCAGCCATTGGATTAGTTGGCAATACCATTGGTACACAATAAAATCAGGATTTGATGGCCCGAAAATCACTGTGTTGAATATAAAATCGATGAAGAAATAAGAAGCCGAAGCCAGCACAAGGATGGCTACCGTACTTCGGATCAGCATCCACCTCAAATCCTCAAGATGGTCCATAAAGGACATCTGTTCTTTATTTTTTTTAGCCATTATACAATTCCTTCTTTTAAGATGTCATGCAAATGGATAATGCCTTTATAATCGTCATGATCGCAAACGACAAGCTGCGTTATCGAAAAATCCTCCATGATATTCAGGGCATCCATTGCCATATCTGTAGTTTTGATAATCTTAGGATTTTTGGTCATGATGTCTCTGGCTGTAAGGCCTGCAATCGTATCGGTATTGTTCAGCATACGTCGGATATCCCCGTCAGTAATGATTCCGATGACTTTATTATCTTCAATGACCGCCGTCACGCCAAGCCTCTTTTCGGAGATTTCAAAAATCACTTTCTTGACCGGTGCATCCGGGGTTACCATTGGTTTGTGGCTGTCTTCGAGCATGTCATTTACACGTAATAAAAGTTTTTTGCCCAAAGCGCCCCCGGGATGGTATTTTGCAAAATCCCCACTTTTGAAATCGCGCAGTTCCATCAGGCAGACGGCAATGGCATCGCCCATCACCAATTGCGCGGTAGTACTGTTTGTCGGGGCCAGGTTGATAGGGTCCGCTTCTGATTCGACAGTAGTATTAAGTATGAAATCGGCGCCTTTTGCCAAAAACGAGTTAATATTTCCCGTCATCGCAATTAAAGTATTGCCAAAGCGTTTGAGTATCGGTACCAACACCTTGATTTCAGGGCTGTTCCCGCTTTTTGAAATGCAGATTACAACATCACCTGGCTGCACCATCCCAAGATCCCCATGAATAGCTTCAGAGGCATGCAGGAACATCGATGGCGTGCCGGTCGAATTCATCGTAGCAACGATTTTCTGGGCAATGATGGCACTCTTGCCGATTCCGGTTACAATGAGACGGCCTTCAGCGTGGTAAATCAATTCAACGGCTTTTGAAAAGTGGTCTGTAAGTAAACCTGCGAGCTGTGCTATGGCCTGGCTTTCAGAGAGAATCGTTCGGCGGGCGACAGTAAGTATATCGTGGTCTTTTGTCAAAACAGAAATAGTATAAAGTTTGTAAGGTTTAAAGAAAGTTCCTATCTTTAGATTTGCAAATTTACGTAAATTCCCTTAAGTAAAGAATGAATTCAGACGAAATCGATATCTACAAAGAATTAAAAAAGTATTTTGGTTTCAGCCAGTTTAAAGGCTTGCAGGAAAGGGTCATCAGCAGCATTATTGCAGGGCACAACACCTTTGTAATCATGCCGACAGGTGGCGGCAAGTCGCTTTGTTATCAATTGCCGGCACTTATAAAAGAGGGTACCGCGATTGTAGTTTCCCCGCTTATCGCACTCATGAAAAACCAGGTTGATGCCATCCGCAGCC
This genomic stretch from Flavobacterium pallidum harbors:
- the tatC gene encoding twin-arginine translocase subunit TatC — encoded protein: MAKKNKEQMSFMDHLEDLRWMLIRSTVAILVLASASYFFIDFIFNTVIFGPSNPDFIVYQWYCQLIQWLELDATTACSTSFDFEIINTDVGGQFSIFLWTCITTGFVLAVPYILWEVWKFISPALYEKERKGAASFVIVSSLLFFTGALFGYFIIIPLSVNFFGTFIATDFIENKFTVDSYMSMIKMSVIASGIVFEIPIIIYFLAKFGIVTGDFLRKYRKIAIVIILIIAAIVTPPDIPSQVIVSIPILLLYEISIFIADRLTKKRLKNEPLSK
- a CDS encoding CDP-alcohol phosphatidyltransferase family protein, which gives rise to MNIKSHVPNTITLGNLFCGCIATVYAFQDTATHPDHFEMAFLFVGLGIFLDFFDGFFARLFKVSSPLGLQLDSLADMVTSGVTPGVTMFFLLRNASGMPEDSLFPYLGFLITLGSCYRLANFNIDTRQTDSFIGMPTPGNALFILSLPLVKLGDSMVLLELLTNHWVLLGITLFSTFIMNAEIPLFSLKFKKMTIKDNLLQISFLLLSLLMLVFYTYLGIPLIILTYVFLSILNNKLRKV
- a CDS encoding carboxymuconolactone decarboxylase family protein yields the protein MSHLVNEFNEYRSKMNEKLLSDNNKVIKRIFNLDTNAYAEGALDVKTKELLGLVASTVLRCDDCIKYHLETSHKEGVTKEEMMEAMGIATLVGGTIVIPHLRRAYEFWEALEESAQ
- a CDS encoding KpsF/GutQ family sugar-phosphate isomerase; translation: MTKDHDILTVARRTILSESQAIAQLAGLLTDHFSKAVELIYHAEGRLIVTGIGKSAIIAQKIVATMNSTGTPSMFLHASEAIHGDLGMVQPGDVVICISKSGNSPEIKVLVPILKRFGNTLIAMTGNINSFLAKGADFILNTTVESEADPINLAPTNSTTAQLVMGDAIAVCLMELRDFKSGDFAKYHPGGALGKKLLLRVNDMLEDSHKPMVTPDAPVKKVIFEISEKRLGVTAVIEDNKVIGIITDGDIRRMLNNTDTIAGLTARDIMTKNPKIIKTTDMAMDALNIMEDFSITQLVVCDHDDYKGIIHLHDILKEGIV
- a CDS encoding glycoside hydrolase family 25 protein, with translation MMRKTVSRSRTSRKSKSKAWKPWLSGLVIILLLMAIAYHYREGLAYYFSFKSHVNDKQEKEARRVSMIRNVEIMSRYSGNVLGIDVSEYQGEIVWDQVGTIENNFPIGFVLVRATAGDDRADNTFSENWKAAKAHHFIRGAYHYYRPDENSLVQAKLFIQTVQLRRGDLPPVLDIEKLPKGQSIDSLKVGLRRWLRKIEGHYGVKPIIYSGEKYYNDFLKDAFHGYKFWIANYNFFEEKIKKDWLFWQFTEKAAADGIEGYVDVNVFNGNAVQLDFVRIGM
- the lptB gene encoding LPS export ABC transporter ATP-binding protein — encoded protein: MKLRAENLVKTYKKRSVVKGISVEVNQGEIVGLLGPNGAGKTTSFYMIVGLVKPNSGNIYLDNTDITNYPMYKRAQNGIGYLAQEASVFRKLSIEDNILSVLQLTNLSKAEQEAKMESLIDEFSLQHIRTNRGDLLSGGERRRTEIARALATDPKFILLDEPFAGVDPVAVEDIQRIVAKLKNKNIGILITDHNVQETLAITDKTYLMFEGGILKAGVPEELVQDEIVRRVYLGQNFELRKKKLEF